The following are encoded in a window of Pelecanus crispus isolate bPelCri1 chromosome 6, bPelCri1.pri, whole genome shotgun sequence genomic DNA:
- the VPS51 gene encoding vacuolar protein sorting-associated protein 51 homolog, with amino-acid sequence MAEVEAAGTGTGGSPEAGSGSGGWRRPHGPLQRYYGPPAAEAAEAAPDPADINGPHFDPEVFLTKVRSECPLGQLLAREAALGREIRALDSDMQTLLYENYNKFISATDTIRKMKVDFRRMEAEMDDLAANMAAISTSSARVSAALQDRHRRGAQLAGVQALLRKLQSLVEVPGRLRRWAAPGAEPARALRCYARARAVLRHYRHLPSFRAIEDESHAIMADLAQRLRARLRDDTLDPKELTECVEMLLQLEEPPEELCEEFLSHAGARLEAELAALEAELPPADPSGTAATPPPASDILDFVDRGSSAFVGNLCLLAASYRSLFEGRPGAGDGRLEAFAATLTTHYFELLERRLALERGLGDTSLLVRALDRFHRRLRALLELLPAAGAEAGAALVARAARERVDRYLRALQTFFLGCLGDVRQALAAPRPPGKEGPGLPDLLATLSSSVLGQLKAVLAYVQLFTAKDVAFASLPYFKGEFCVEAVREGLVVAFVRWLCRTARGFADGPAERGAPAAPPALLLLLARLCLDYEANTISYILTLTDEQFPPEDTGPAVTPGPALCAEARGAAQRLLDHYVQVQGAAVAQMLRKSVETRDWLGTVEPRNVRAVMKRVVEDITAIDVQVGQLFEEGVRRAQSSDSSRRAFSVYSSSRAPGRYAPSYTPSAPMDTHLLSNIQKLFSERIDIFSPVEFNKVSVLTGIIKISLKTLLECVRLRTLGRFGLQQVQVDGHYLQLYLWRFAADERVVQGLLDEVAASAAHRCLDPVPMEHSVVELICERG; translated from the exons ATGGCGGAGGTGGAGGCGGCGGGGACCGGGACTGGCGGCAGTCCCGAggccggcagcggcagcggtgGGTGGCGGCGTCCCCACGGGCCGCTCCAGCGGTACTACGGGCCGCccgcggcggaggcggcggaggcggcCCCGGACCCCGCCGACATCAACGGGCCCCACTTCGACCCGGAAGTTTTCCTTACTAAG GTGCGCAGCGAGTGCCCCTTGGGGCAGTTGTTGGCTCGCGAGGCTGCGCTGGGGCGGGAGATCCGCGCCCTCGACAGCGACATGCAGACGCTGCTCTACGAGAACTACAACAAGTTCATTTCTGCCACTG ACACCATCCGAAAGATGAAGGTCGACTTCCGGCGCATGGAGGCAGAGATGGATGATTTGGCTGCCAACATGGCTGCCATCAGCACCTCCAGTGCCCGTGTCAGCGCCGCGCTGCAGGACCGGCACCGCCGCGGCGCCCAGCTTGCCG GGGTGCAGGCGCTGCTGCGGAAGCTGCAGTCCCTGGTGGAGGTgccggggcggctgcggcggtGGGCGGCACCGGGGGCAGAGCCTGCGCGGGCCCTGCGCTGCTACGCCCGTGCCCGTGCCGTGCTCCGCCACTACCGCCACCTGCCCTCCTTCCGTGCCATCGAGGACGAGAGCCACGCCATCATGGCCGACCTGGCCCAGCGCCTCCGCGCACGCCTCCG gGATGACACCTTGGACCCCAAGGAGCTCACCGAGTGCGTGGAGATGCTGTTGCAGCTGGAAGAGCCACCCGAGGAGCTGTGCGAAGAATTCCTGAGCCACGCCGGCGCCCGCCTCGAGGCCGAGCTGGCAGCGCTGGAGGCTGAGCTGCCCCCGGCCGACCCCTCCGGCACCGCCGCCACGCCGCCCCCGGCCTCCGACATCCTCGACTTCGTCGACCGCGGCAGCTCAGCCTTCGTGGGCAACCTGTGCCTCCTCGCGGCCTCGTACCGCAGCCTCTTCGAGGGGCGcccaggggctggggatggcCGGCTGGAAGCCTTCGCCGCCACCCTCACCACCCACTACtttgagctgctggagcggcGGCTGGCGCTGGAGCGGGGCCTGGGTGACACCTCGCTGCTGGTGCGGGCGCTCGACCGCTTCCACCGCCGCCTCCGCGCCCTCCTCgagctgctgcccgccgccggggccgagGCGGGCGCCGCGCTGGTGGCACGGGCGGCGCGCGAGCGGGTGGACCGCTACCTGCGGGCGCTGCAGACCTTCTTCCTGGGGTGCCTGGGCGACGTGCGCCAGGCGCtggccgccccccggccccctggAAAGGAGGGTCCCGGCCTGCCCGACCTTCTGGCCACGCTCTCCTCCTCCGTCCTCGGCCAGCTCAAGGCCGTCCTGGCCTACGTGCAGCTCTTCACCGCCAAGGACGTCGCCTTCGCCAGCCTGCCCTACTTCAAG GGGGAGTTCTGCGTGGAGGCGGTGCGCGAAGGGCTGGTGGTGGCCTTTGTGCGCTGGCTCTGCCGCACCGCCCGGGGCTTCGCCGACGGCCCGGCTGAGCGGGGggcccctgcagcacccccggccctgttgctgctcctcgccCGCCTCTGTCTTGACTATGAGGCCAACACCATCAGCTACATCCTCACTCTCACCGACGAGCAGTTTCCCCCTGAG GACACAGGCCCGGCGGTGACACCGGGGCCGGCGCTGTGCGCAGAGGCACGGGGGGCAGCGCAGCGGCTGCTCGACCACTACGTGCAGGTCCAGGGCGCCGCGGTGGCACAGATGCTTAGGAAGAGCGTGGAGACACGAGACTGGCTGGGCACCGTCGAGCCCCGCAACGTTCGTGCCGTCATGAAGCGTGTGGTCGAGGACATCACCGCCATCGACGTCCAG GTGGGGCAGCTCTTTGAGGAAGGGGTGCGGCGGGCACAGAGCAGCGATTCGAGCCGGCGCGCCTTCTCCGTCTACAGCAGCTCACGGGCACCCGGGCGCTACGCCCCCAGCTACACCCCCAG tgcccccatgGACACCCACCTGCTCAGCAACATCCAGAAGCTCTTCTCCGAACGTATTGACATCTTCAGCCCTGTCGAGTTCAACAAG gTGTCGGTGCTGACGGGGATCATCAAGATCAGCCTAAAGACGCTGCTGGAGTGCGTGCGGCTGCGGACGTTGGGGCGCTTCGGGCTGCAGCAGGTGCAGGTGGACGGCCATTACCTGCAGCTCTACCTCTGGCGCTTTGCCGCTGACGAGCGGGTGGTGCAGGGGCTGCTGGATGAGGTGGCCGCCAGCGCCGCCCACCGCTGCCTCGACCCCGTCCCCATGGAGCACAGCGTCGTCGAGCTCATCTGCGAGCGCGGGTAG
- the RIC8A gene encoding chaperone Ric-8A isoform X2 encodes MMELRTVVATVESGEQDTVLKVLQIYNQEVSLEKSQCFTFDDEEREERKKMAQLLIKFLERELQPSCQVTCLESIRILSRDKYCLDPFTTKESLKTLSRHAGIDYSEEVIREVPDLDVILESLKCLCNIVFSSPRAQELTAEARLVVGLAKRIKLYNERSLPHEVKFFDLRLLFLLTALRVDIRQQLAQELRGISLMTDTLELTLGVKWMDPYEVATEEGVLPPLPRQETERAMEILKVLFNITFDSSKREVDEEDAALYRHLGALLRHCLMISADGEDRTEEFHSHTVNLLGNLPLKCLDVLLTPKVRPGSLEYMGVNMDAVSILLDFLERRLDRGHKLKESLTPVLNLLTESARVHRQTRKFLKAKVLPPLRDVRNRPEVGNSLRNKLVRLMTHIDTDVKHCAAEFLFVLCKESVSRFVKYTGYGNAAGLLAARGLMAGGREEGEYSEDEDTDTEEYKEAKPNINPVTGRVEEKLPNPMEGMTEEQKEYEAMKLVNMFDKLSREQVIQPMGITPSGNLAPMENAIHDMAEERSSSDSDLGLD; translated from the exons ATGATGGAGCTCAGGACTGTGGTGGCCACCGTGGAAAGCGGGGAGCAAGACACAGTTCTCAAGGTGCTTCAGATCTACAACCAGGAGGTGA GTTTGGAG AAATCTCAGTGCTTCACCTTTGATGATGAGGAGCGGGAAGAGAGGAAG AAAATGGCCCAGCTGCTGATCAAGTTCCTGGAAAGAGAGCTGCAGCCGTCCTGCCAGGTCACGTGTTTGGAAAGCATCCGCATCCTGTCCCGGGACAAATACTGCCTTGACCCTTTCACCACCAAGGAAAGCCTGAAGACCCTCTCCAGGCATGCTGGCATTGATTACTCGGAGGAGGTCATCCGGGAGGTCCCAGACTTGGATGTAATCCTGGAATCCCTCAAGTGTCTCTGCAACATCGTCTTCAGCAGCCCTAGGGCACAGGAGCTGACAGCTGAAGCCCGGCTGGTGGTGGGCCTGGCCAAGCGCATCAAACTGTACAACGAGAGGAGCCTTCCTCATGAGGTCAAGTTCTTTGACCTGCGTCTTCTGTTCCTGCTGACGGCGCTGAGAGTGGACATCCGGCAGCAGCTAGCCCAAGAGCTCAGGGGCATTAGCCTGATGACAGATACCCTGGAGCTGACCCTTGGTGTAAAGTGGATGGACCCCTACGAAGTTGCCACCGAGGAGGGAGTTCTCCCGCCTTTGCCTCGGCAGGAGACAGAGCGAGCCATGGAGATCCTGAAAGTGCTCTTCAATATCACCTTTGATTCCAGCAAGAGGGAGGTGGATGAG gaAGATGCTGCTCTGTACCGGCACTTGGGTGCCCTCCTGCGCCACTGCCTCATGATCTCTGCTGATGGAGAGGACCGGACCGAGGAATTCCACAG TCATACGGTTAACCTTTTGGGCAACCTGCCCCTGAAATGTCTGGATGTCCTCCTGACCCCGAAAGTCCGGCCAGGCTCGCTTGAGTACATGGGTGTCAACATGGATGCAGTCAGCATCCTGCTGGATTTCCTAGAGCGACGCCTTGACAGG GGACACAAGCTGAAGGAGAGTTTGACCCCTGTGCTGAACCTGCTGACCGAGAGCGCTCGAGTCCACCGCCAGACGAGGAAGTTCCTGAAGGCAAAG GTGCTGCCGCCACTCCGGGATGTGAGGAATCGGCCGGAGGTGGGGAACTCGCTGCGGAACAAGCTGGTGCGTTTGATGACCCACATCGACACCGATGTGAAGCACTGCGCGGCAGAGTTCCTCTTCGTGCTCTGCAAGGAGAGCG TGTCGCGGTTTGTGAAGTACACGGGCTACGGGAATGCAGCTGGGCTCCTGGCAGCACGAGGCCTCATGGCTGGTGGTCGGGAAGAGGGAGAGTACTCAGAAGATGAAGACACAGACACGGAGGAGTACAAAGAGGCAAAGCCCAA CATTAACCCTGTGACGGGACGTGTCGAGGAGAAACTACCCAACCCCATGGAAGGGATGactgaagaacagaaggaaTACGAAGCCATGAAGTTGGTCAACATGTTTGACAAATTGTCCAG AGAGCAAGTCATCCAGCCCATGGGCATCACGCCGAGCGGCAACCTGGCCCCCATGGAGAACGCCATCCACGATATGGCTGAGGAGAGGTCATCGTCCGACTCGGACCTGGGGCTGGACTGA
- the BET1L gene encoding BET1-like protein isoform X3: protein MAEWGRGEGPGAESANAVEDMLDAENKRMADSLANKVTRLKSLALDIDKDADEQNRYLDGMDSDFMSVTGLLTGSVKRFSTMTQSGRDNRKLLCSVSAGLIVVFFILYYLVSKAGT, encoded by the exons ATGGCGGAGTGGGGCCGAGgtgaggggccgggggccgag AGTGCAAATGCCGTGGAGGATATGCTGGATGCAGAGAACAAGCGTATGGCGGACAGCCTAGCCAACAAGGTCACCAGGCTGAAGTCG CTGGCTCTGGATATTGACAAAGATGCTGACGAACAAAACCGTTACCTGGATGGCATG GATTCAGATTTTATGAGCGTGACTGGCCTGCTAACCGGCAGCGTGAAGCGTTTCTCCACCATGACGCAGTCCGGGAGGGATAATCGCAAGTTGCTCTGTTCTGTTTCAGCAGGACTGattgttgttttcttcatccTCTACTACCTTGTGTCCAAAGCAGGAACTTGA
- the BET1L gene encoding BET1-like protein isoform X1, producing MAEWGRGQSANAVEDMLDAENKRMADSLANKVTRLKSLALDIDKDADEQNRYLDGMRACCLRAQFQRYPEKQRIFTELKYGDLSRAALARKEQVIHCSAASACAISEDGLYLQCSLNKRYFRSRAAVFSIFPCWSRY from the exons ATGGCGGAGTGGGGCCGAG gtcAGAGTGCAAATGCCGTGGAGGATATGCTGGATGCAGAGAACAAGCGTATGGCGGACAGCCTAGCCAACAAGGTCACCAGGCTGAAGTCG CTGGCTCTGGATATTGACAAAGATGCTGACGAACAAAACCGTTACCTGGATGGCATG AGAGCCTGCTGCCTCAGAGCCCAATTTCAACGTTATCCCGAGAAGCAGCGCATCTTCACTGAACTGAAATACGGAGATCTGAGCAGAGCTGCCCTAGCTCGGAAGGAGCAGGTCATTCATTGCTCTGCAGCATCTGCCTGTGCCATTTCAGAAGATGGCTTGTATCTCCAGTGTTCTCTGAACAAGCGATACTTCAGAAGTCGAGCTGCAGTCTTTAGTATCTTTCCATGTTGGTCTAGGTACTAA
- the BET1L gene encoding BET1-like protein isoform X2 — translation MAEWGRGQSANAVEDMLDAENKRMADSLANKVTRLKSLALDIDKDADEQNRYLDGMDSDFMSVTGLLTGSVKRFSTMTQSGRDNRKLLCSVSAGLIVVFFILYYLVSKAGT, via the exons ATGGCGGAGTGGGGCCGAG gtcAGAGTGCAAATGCCGTGGAGGATATGCTGGATGCAGAGAACAAGCGTATGGCGGACAGCCTAGCCAACAAGGTCACCAGGCTGAAGTCG CTGGCTCTGGATATTGACAAAGATGCTGACGAACAAAACCGTTACCTGGATGGCATG GATTCAGATTTTATGAGCGTGACTGGCCTGCTAACCGGCAGCGTGAAGCGTTTCTCCACCATGACGCAGTCCGGGAGGGATAATCGCAAGTTGCTCTGTTCTGTTTCAGCAGGACTGattgttgttttcttcatccTCTACTACCTTGTGTCCAAAGCAGGAACTTGA
- the RIC8A gene encoding chaperone Ric-8A isoform X1, with translation MMELRTVVATVESGEQDTVLKVLQIYNQEKSQCFTFDDEEREERKKMAQLLIKFLERELQPSCQVTCLESIRILSRDKYCLDPFTTKESLKTLSRHAGIDYSEEVIREVPDLDVILESLKCLCNIVFSSPRAQELTAEARLVVGLAKRIKLYNERSLPHEVKFFDLRLLFLLTALRVDIRQQLAQELRGISLMTDTLELTLGVKWMDPYEVATEEGVLPPLPRQETERAMEILKVLFNITFDSSKREVDEEDAALYRHLGALLRHCLMISADGEDRTEEFHSHTVNLLGNLPLKCLDVLLTPKVRPGSLEYMGVNMDAVSILLDFLERRLDRGHKLKESLTPVLNLLTESARVHRQTRKFLKAKVLPPLRDVRNRPEVGNSLRNKLVRLMTHIDTDVKHCAAEFLFVLCKESVSRFVKYTGYGNAAGLLAARGLMAGGREEGEYSEDEDTDTEEYKEAKPNINPVTGRVEEKLPNPMEGMTEEQKEYEAMKLVNMFDKLSREQVIQPMGITPSGNLAPMENAIHDMAEERSSSDSDLGLD, from the exons ATGATGGAGCTCAGGACTGTGGTGGCCACCGTGGAAAGCGGGGAGCAAGACACAGTTCTCAAGGTGCTTCAGATCTACAACCAGGAG AAATCTCAGTGCTTCACCTTTGATGATGAGGAGCGGGAAGAGAGGAAG AAAATGGCCCAGCTGCTGATCAAGTTCCTGGAAAGAGAGCTGCAGCCGTCCTGCCAGGTCACGTGTTTGGAAAGCATCCGCATCCTGTCCCGGGACAAATACTGCCTTGACCCTTTCACCACCAAGGAAAGCCTGAAGACCCTCTCCAGGCATGCTGGCATTGATTACTCGGAGGAGGTCATCCGGGAGGTCCCAGACTTGGATGTAATCCTGGAATCCCTCAAGTGTCTCTGCAACATCGTCTTCAGCAGCCCTAGGGCACAGGAGCTGACAGCTGAAGCCCGGCTGGTGGTGGGCCTGGCCAAGCGCATCAAACTGTACAACGAGAGGAGCCTTCCTCATGAGGTCAAGTTCTTTGACCTGCGTCTTCTGTTCCTGCTGACGGCGCTGAGAGTGGACATCCGGCAGCAGCTAGCCCAAGAGCTCAGGGGCATTAGCCTGATGACAGATACCCTGGAGCTGACCCTTGGTGTAAAGTGGATGGACCCCTACGAAGTTGCCACCGAGGAGGGAGTTCTCCCGCCTTTGCCTCGGCAGGAGACAGAGCGAGCCATGGAGATCCTGAAAGTGCTCTTCAATATCACCTTTGATTCCAGCAAGAGGGAGGTGGATGAG gaAGATGCTGCTCTGTACCGGCACTTGGGTGCCCTCCTGCGCCACTGCCTCATGATCTCTGCTGATGGAGAGGACCGGACCGAGGAATTCCACAG TCATACGGTTAACCTTTTGGGCAACCTGCCCCTGAAATGTCTGGATGTCCTCCTGACCCCGAAAGTCCGGCCAGGCTCGCTTGAGTACATGGGTGTCAACATGGATGCAGTCAGCATCCTGCTGGATTTCCTAGAGCGACGCCTTGACAGG GGACACAAGCTGAAGGAGAGTTTGACCCCTGTGCTGAACCTGCTGACCGAGAGCGCTCGAGTCCACCGCCAGACGAGGAAGTTCCTGAAGGCAAAG GTGCTGCCGCCACTCCGGGATGTGAGGAATCGGCCGGAGGTGGGGAACTCGCTGCGGAACAAGCTGGTGCGTTTGATGACCCACATCGACACCGATGTGAAGCACTGCGCGGCAGAGTTCCTCTTCGTGCTCTGCAAGGAGAGCG TGTCGCGGTTTGTGAAGTACACGGGCTACGGGAATGCAGCTGGGCTCCTGGCAGCACGAGGCCTCATGGCTGGTGGTCGGGAAGAGGGAGAGTACTCAGAAGATGAAGACACAGACACGGAGGAGTACAAAGAGGCAAAGCCCAA CATTAACCCTGTGACGGGACGTGTCGAGGAGAAACTACCCAACCCCATGGAAGGGATGactgaagaacagaaggaaTACGAAGCCATGAAGTTGGTCAACATGTTTGACAAATTGTCCAG AGAGCAAGTCATCCAGCCCATGGGCATCACGCCGAGCGGCAACCTGGCCCCCATGGAGAACGCCATCCACGATATGGCTGAGGAGAGGTCATCGTCCGACTCGGACCTGGGGCTGGACTGA